Proteins encoded by one window of Bactrocera oleae isolate idBacOlea1 chromosome 4, idBacOlea1, whole genome shotgun sequence:
- the LOC138856915 gene encoding LOW QUALITY PROTEIN: bromodomain-containing protein DDB_G0278469-like (The sequence of the model RefSeq protein was modified relative to this genomic sequence to represent the inferred CDS: inserted 2 bases in 1 codon), producing the protein METINGKTNNKNNNSSNKNSGTLGSSLRKTSIPNDPHVEQLVNGADRTASTSDVSEVDPFKKTSRLAKSPVKVLSTDRPTRAKSSPPTLQEGSTIAVKKGKTKREHIHELGEMIQKLADMMRPPQRSINNAVIELLSTISKLQACAQEDHIRQRESNRIVASQHMVVEVTPKRPRENNQINRKTLPKRTKTFHEERTGKTVVNKSCEEEKSNSKYSRTESSTEEDLTTVQRKEQKKKIKKNANPAPRIKPNAIVIAKNGDMTYADILRAVKNNGTLQELGKNVARVKKTAKGEILLELKKTQTGSTEGYKEDIGKILGDQAQIRTLQQGTTIEVSDMDDITTKEDIAEAIRRQIKELSLFNDTSIKNIRAAYAGTKKAVINLPVQEAKFLLQAQKIKIGWXCRITEKPQLRKCFRCLEYGHMAKACNYTEDRSQCCIKCGEAGHRAKTCTNKPFCTACKNSGRTNTDHQIGSRRCPIYTAACSKTKK; encoded by the exons ATGGAGACAATAAAtggaaaaacaaacaacaaaaacaacaatagcagcaacaaaaacagcgGTACCCTTGGCAGCTCTCTTCGGAAGACGTCGATACCGAATGATCCCCATGTGGAGCAGCTGGTAAATGGCGCAGATAGAACTGCTAGTACGAGCGACGTCTCAGAAGTAGATCCCTTTAAGAAGACTTCGCGTCTGGCCAAATCTCCCGTAAAGGTGCTTTCTACGGATAGACCCACGCGCGCAAAATCGTCACCACCGACGCTACAGGAGGGATCCACGATCGCGGTAAAGAAGGGGAAAACCAAACGGGAACATATACACGAATTGGGAGAAATGATCCAAAAATTAGCGGATATGATGCGGCCGCCACAGCGTTCTATCAACAATGCCGTGATAGAATTGCTGAGCACAATCTCAAAGCTCCAAGCATGTGCGCAAGAGGATCACATAAGACAAAGGGAATCTAATCGAATTGTAGCAAGCCAGCACATGGTTGTTGAAGTAACGCCAAAAAGGCCACGAGAGAACAACCAAATAAACAGAAAGACGTTACCAAAAAGGACCAAAACCTTCCACGAAGAGCGGACGGGGAAAACGGTGGTTAACAAGAGTTGCGAGGAAGAAAAGAGCAATAGTAAATACTCAAGAACGGAGTCGTCAACAGAAGAGGACTTGACCACGGTCCAACGGAAAGagcaaaagaagaaaattaaaaagaatgcAAACCCCGCACCACGCATAAAGCCTAATGCAATTGTCATTGCAAAAAATGGTGATATGACGTACGCTGACATACTCCGAGCAGTAAAAAATAACGGAACATTGCAAGAACTTGGCAAAAACGTCGCCCGAGTAAAGAAGACAGCCAAAGGAGAGATTTTGCTTGAACTAAAGAAGACACAAACAGGAAGCACTGAAGGATACAAGGAGGACATTGGAAAAATACTAGGCGACCAGGCGCAAATTAGAACACTGCAACAGGGGACAACAATAGAGGTGAGTGACATGGACGATATCACTACGAAAGAGGATATTGCAGAAGCGATCCGTCGTCAAATTAAAGAGCTTAGTCTTTTCAACGACACTTCAATAAAAAACATCAGAGCGGCCTACGCAGGCACCAAAAAAGCAGTGATAAATCTTCCGGTGCAAGAAGCAAAATTTCTATTGCAGGCGCAGAAGATAAAGATCGGCTG ATGCAGAATAACAGAAAAGCCACAACTGAGGAAATGTTTTAGATGCTTGGAATATGGACACATGGCGAAAGCATGCAACTATACGGAAGACAGGAGTCAGTGCTGTATTAAATGTGGAGAAGCGGGCCATCGGGCCAAAACTTGTACTAACAAACCTTTTTGTACTGCGTGCAAAAACAGTGGGAGAACGAACACTGACCACCAAATAGGAAGCCGAAGATGCCCCATCTACACAGCAGCATGTAGTAAAACTAAGAAGTGA
- the LOC138856916 gene encoding uncharacterized protein, with amino-acid sequence MTTTPNIIAGDFNAWALEWGSRATNRRGSTLLKAFGLLEVVLLNTGTQNTFEKNGRGSIIDISFASRSLLRSIDWRVSDTYTQSDHLAIIININKDMERPRRNLCQQKVQAKGWRIETLDEDVFQFILDENLNETNNVDQQAKLLVHHITKACDAAMIKKKHTARRKPALVEQ; translated from the coding sequence ATGACAACCACACCTAACATAATTGCAGGAGACTTTAATGCCTGGGCTCTAGAATGGGGAAGCAGAGCCACTAACCGCAGAGGCAGTACATTGCTCAAAGCCTTCGGTCTGCTAGAAGTTGTACTGTTGAACACAGGGACACAAAACACTTTTGAGAAGAATGGACGTGGCTCCATTATTGATATATCTTTTGCCAGCAGATCGTTGTTGCGATCAATAGACTGGCGGGTGTCTGACACATATACCCAGAGTGATCATctggcaataataataaatatcaacAAAGACATGGAACGGCCAAGAAGGAACCTCTGCCAACAAAAAGTACAGGCCAAAGGATGGAGGATCGAAACACTGGACGAGGATGTTTTCCAATTTATTCTTGACGAAAACCTCAATGAAACTAATAACGTAGACCAGCAGGCCAAACTTCTGGTTCATCATATTACTAAAGCTTGCGATGCCGCCATGATCAAAAAGAAACATACTGCTCGGAGAAAGCCGGCATTGGTGGAACAGTGA